tatccataataaggattggGTCTCGGCGAGTCAAGTTCTAACCGCGTTTACCCGTCCTACTCATATCCATATACTCcacatacacaccaactcacacacacagctccagattATCAAAACATAGCAATCAAAGTaatatcatcaagtataaatgcaaaacagggcatgcctaatatttaactacacaaatataagtataagtgatgcatgagcatacaaaaattataataatattaaaattataaataaaataaacatctACTCACAGAGAGGATGACCAGATTATAGCTAGGCCAACTGGATAGAGGAAGATTGGCCGGTACCGTTTGCCTATACATATACATTGACCTTTATCAATTAACTGACagaattaaccaattaatttaatctataaaaataagaataaattttAAGGTATTgccaaaatttcgacagagttttCCTTATAAGTAGACCTAACCCTCTGCATGAAAATTCAACAAAACGCGGCACACAAGGCCTCAAGCCCACAATAGCAACATCATACGACCCCTCCTAGGCCCACTAAATTAGACAATACTTAAGTGACtgcacaaaataattatttaaacatTCAGAGTGTTACAAATTTCACTTTCATGGAGGAGGGAAAAATTTAACTTACtcgttatgcctatttgaatcattaggtttacttttatttaacttactacttattaattcactcTTTCGCTTAATAAGGCAATTCAAGATACCATTGTATATCCTATAACTTTTACTTGTTCTGGTTGCATTCCTTAACTAACTTTCCTCACACTGTTATAAATTTAAATGGTTTCAATCCCATTGCTACCTACTCCATTATGGGAATAGGAATAGACAGAGTTTGATCCATATCCTGTAACTCTGAACTCCATGTTTTGGCTCATGATATTGCCCAAACTATTATCTGCTCTAAGTCCTGCACTTTTGGATTTCATATCTTGGTAACTATCCTCACTCAAATAATCTTGTTCTGAGCTTTCTAATATTGCTTTTCAGTTCACCCTATTTACCTTGCTCAGGATAACACTTTACGTACTTTATATCTCACTTTGATCTTCTTAATCTTGTCCTATTCTTCGCTATTCGATTTGCTCTTTAGTTCATCTctttaatattactaaaaatagAGCCTTGATTACTTTATTCCTTAGCTCCATTCTTCTTTTTAACCTGACAGCTACACTAGATAAATGTACCTTTCAATGTCTCTGTTAGGTCATCTTCACCTTTGCACTACTCATAATTGGTCCTTCTACTACTCTGATTAGCACTTCTACTGTTGTTCAAATTTCTCTCTTGTCACACCTGATACTGACtatccaaattttcattcctatatTTCCTTTTATCTATTGATATCCTATGACTTATTTTCACTGACTTACAATCATTGTCCTTTCCTTTGCTTTACTATAACTACCCTCCAATACCTCAAGGAGGAAATCTATAGGAATTCCATTTTCTTATATCTACCAAATTAGTCAAAACTTATGGTATTGGGTACCATAATCTATCATTCAATTCACGAGCTTTTCATCCATCATAAACCAATCACCTATGGTTTCCATGATGGAACTTAGACACTCTTTAGGATACTTAAATCAACTACTCTCTACcgcactctacagtcccatctaggACACTATTCCTTAGGTCACCATCACTAGTAGCATTCTTCTGCCTTCCTGAAAGCATAAGATTAGGCCCTACATCATAACTGATTGTAACTAGGGTACTGTATCTGCCACcctgccaaaaccatgtcaaatcatTTACTCTCTTATCATGCCATAACTCTTTAAATTATCATTTCATAGGCTATGAACCTTATTCCTAGCCCCCGATTTTCCCTAGGGAGTAAGGTTGTACTTGGCATATTGCTGATACACGAGGGATATACTATTCTTATAAATCTTTAGGCAAAACATCACTTGAAATGTCAAAACTGTCCAAGAATTCATATCAGAGACTAGATGATCCCACTAAGTAGGTGTCATCATGGCACTGCAACCATACTAAAAACCTCTAGTCTCATGCTACTTATGCTATAATTCTGCACTCAAAATAGGATAATTGATTCACTAACTCTAGTTATTTCCCAATTGCAACTTTTGATATTCTATCTGAAGGGTCTTAAACTCTAACCAGGAGTCTTCCTAACTCCACTACAGAAATAAAACTCTGGTTTAGCATAACTGCACCAAAACAGAGACTGTCTGCAAACACCCCATGCTGGAGCATCAtagggaagcacgtagctctacataatattcccatgtcggtactgtaatctacagcttacagagcaagcatcaagaatattgtatagttactacgatatgtCCCGATAAACTAGGCCtcccaatctcttatctctcttgaatctactgatatcataaacttactatgactgggtcatccactgacgacTACCAGCAATGGTATCCTTACCCTTATCTAGGGTAACTATATtatcaaaactcacctttatgtactcgtgcctagcaCCAGATAGGCACACCACTGAGACCCATACTTACATAAATATAGCATTTCTTATAGTACGTATTTCTATGGCAGACCTTAACACGTCTACTAAATCTATTTTACGTCACCACGTACTTCACAAAACCTAggtgctaaactgaagcactcttaaaCTACTCAAGGAATAATGCAAAATCTAGAAGCAAGAAATTACAAAAGAAGACAAAACAAGAtcttatactccgcatgtaacatcctaacaagactccttttacactcccaagtatacTCTTTCCCATGAATATAGAGCCTAAGCTCTTATACCAATCTTGTAACGACTCGAACTCGCGGGCTGGACCagtactaggacttgggtcaacaTAAGGCTTCCGAAGCCCATAGTAAGCCCAATTATCTTTCAACCCAAACATAAACCCATATTTGGCCCAATTTCAAAGAAACAATTGAACAGAGTTCGACCATAATATGGACCATATAACGGAAAGTTTTTGGCTCACatgacctgtaaacacaaaaatccaatccattggggagctcagctcaccctcaaaaTCATCCAAAAATCACAATaagatcaaatgggagctcaactctcTCAAACCAAGCCATATACCCAGTCCATTCAACATCACATGCATCATAAGAAGTTTacaaattttcaaaagaaaatagacataattttttattgcccaaatcaaattaaataacccctacacatgcggagttctaaaactTCCCTTGATTACATAAATTCTACAAAATAAACATAAGTGGACTTGTGAGGAAAGGAACAGGTCATTTACAACAAGGCTCTCCTGTATGCTGAAAAaatagtgaacaggagtgagcattagacttagagagtaaatatttattttacctataatttctataactatctaattctaatgcactcttagaaatgaaatgcatcatcttcataCAAGTCATGTAAACAAGTCAGGTCACattaaagataatttggagcactcacgcacccaagtTATATTCATACTCATGGATACATATATGAGGAGCTGACCCCCCTACCCAtctctcttaatccaaggcctgccagcgagatcaactcgagtcggactttcacttaataatccatatgcgggggccagcgagatcaaatCAAAGTCgtacctaccccgacttatccataataaggatcgaatctcagcgagtcaagctccagccacgtctacccgtcctacccacatccatatactccacatacacaccaactcacacatACAGCTTCAGATTATCGAAATACAGCAATCAAAGTAATATCACAAGTATAAATGCAAAACAgggcatgcctaatatttaactacataaatataagtataagtgatgcatgagcatgtcaaaaatataataatattaaaattataaataaaataaatatctactcacagagaGGATGGCCCAATTACAGCTAGGCCGACTGGATAGAAGATGATTGGCCGGCACCATTTGCTTATACATATACACTGACCTCTATCAATTAACTGATagaattaaccaattaatttaatCTATAAAAGCAAGAATAAATTTTAAGGTATTGCCGAAATTTCAATAGAGTTTTCCTTATAAGTAGACATAACCCCCTGTATGAAAATTCAATAAAACGCAGCACAAAGGGCCTCAGGCCCACAATAGCAACATCATACGGCCCCTCTTGAGCTCGCCAAACCAGACAATACTCAAGTGACtgcacaaaataattatttaaacatTCAGAGTGTTACAAATTTCACTTTCGTGGAGGAGAGACAAATTTAATCTTAAATAAAAAAATGTGGATAAATTAGTTAAAAAGTTAAAATTGGATAAAATTGGACATTAAAAAAAAGTTGAGTGGCAAAAACAAACTTTGTTCCTAAGAAAAATAGTTTGTTCCTAAGAAAAATACTAGGCATTAGGCGGTATCCAAAGAAACACATATATAAAAGCGAAGGGAAGGGAATAGTTTGTAGATtcactataaaatttgtggatttTATAGCTTGGAGATCTCCTGCATATGAATTCAATCCCAACAAATTTTTAACTACCATCAACTGTTATTATCAAATTGAATTGATGAATAGGTTGGAGTCAATAGTCATGAAGTGTGATATGAGCTTACCATATCCCACATATTGCACATGCTTTAGGTGCTTATGGTCAAATCCTCCATGTTTAGACTAGagactcttcttcttctttttcttttaagtACGCATTGCAATAGAGGCGGTGACATATCAATTGCCACCCAACTCAACTCACCCCACATAATTGCACCCACTGAATTTGGCCTAGAGACCACAAGGCATAAACCCACCTTTTATTCTATCACTGCCTCACTTTCTTTTATTTTTGATCATCATCATTGTGATTTTGGAATAAGATTGACTACGTAGCGGAGATATTCCATATTCATAATAATTATTGTAATGAAAATTTGCCACCACCATATAGACATGTGTCTCCTTTACTccatttcaatttttaaagtCAATTATCAATGATTTAAACCTATGTAAGAAGTGATTACTACATTTCGAATTTTactaaattatttacaaataatATAGTCATAATCAATATGATATGAAGTATGTGGCACCAtcccattttatttattttttattatattttttggtttaaatttctttttcattCGAGAATCCATTACATTTTTATTTAAagataaaaaagaaaatcataagctttattttttttatacaaaatGGAGAAATAAATAAAATGTTTCAATACCCTGACACAAAATTTTATGTCCATAAACTGCTTTATATTATGTTTTTCAAAAAGCATTTCACTATCTTTAATTATGTACATATTAATCTTTTTAGTTAGCTTTCTCCAGTTGCATTCTCCTAAATTTAGTCGAGTGCTTGTTTTTAGTGGTCTTCTGTTACTCCTCTAGATAAAGGGCAGTGTTCGATGATCGGTTTTCTTCTCCTTCCTAGTTTGATTTATGTATAGTTTTGGGTTTATGTGTTATGTTTTGCAAATCTTGGAGCTTTTAATGGAGAGGGTATTTCGGAGAAGATCTAGTTGTGGGAACTGCGGTTTTGAAGCTCTGCTTGTATGGGTAGCTTCCCTGAATTCTGTTATTGGCCTTTGCTTGGTGGAAGGCTTTCGGCTTCTGGCTTCGGAAGAGTTTCAAAGGAAGGCACCTTGGGTATCTGAAGAGTCGACATTTCAAAAGTGTTTATTGGCCTAGATGAGACAGAGAAGCTATGACCTCTGCCTCCTCTCTCTTCCAAGTTGGTGTCTTTTGAATCCTACATCTCCTGATGGTATTGGGCTTAAGGGTGTGGAGTTGCTGGTTTTACTAGTCTTGCTTGGTCTTTACGACTTTAGTGGAAGGAGTTCCCTTCCTTCCTTTTCAGTTAATCGATCCAGTTCGACTTTTCGATTATAGCTTTGTGCGAGGTGCTGTTCCTGAGTTTTTGCTTGAGAGATCTAGTTATAAGGTTGACTGGCAAGGGCTTTGAGCCTATTCTGTTAGGTTGGAGTTTTGTCTTTGTGATCGCATTAGGAATATATACTTTTGTCTTCAGAACTTTTATGCAATGAAATTTGTCATTTaaaaagatatatatattatttaaaaaagcaaatttactttattattattatttttttaaaaaaagaaaaataataattttgcctTTCAAGAAGGGGACCTCATTAGAACAGAGAATTATATTAAAAATCGTATGAGCATCATTAAATAAGGGTGCGAGAACCGAGAAAATATGAGCTTCCTCAACAATAAATAAACTGAAGCAAACGGCCAAACATAAAGGCAAGGACGTCTCACCAATACAATCCATCTCCTTCCTTTgccctttcctctctctctctctctctctctctctcacgtgCCCTACAAATTTTTGCCTTGCAAATTGCAATTATAAATTCAATGCAAAACCATTCTAAAAAATCTTCTATCTGATGGCTGACGCTACTAGCGCGTATTTGGCAAGTGTCCTCTATGCTTGTACCTATCACTGGTACCAGCTTATTTTCTTCGTTCCTTCTCTCTGTTAAAAAGCTTCCTTTTCTCTGATTATTATTATATTGGACAAAAAATATTGTAGTAATTGTTGAAGGAAGAATGAAGAGGTGAAAGCTAAGTGGGTCCGACGCGTAATCCTGGATTTTGGGGTGTGTGGAGGAGGGGGTTACAGAGGAGCATTGTGCTTAGTGGAACCTGGTATATAATTTATTAGTATTAGCTGATTTTGTTTTTTAGTGCTCTCTCTCGTGTTTTCCTGGTTTGTTGCTCTTTTTCTTGAAGATAAGCTCAAAATTGGAGGATAATTAAGTGTTTGCATTCTTGGGAATCAGATTGTGATGAGAGAGTGGATTTTGGTGCTTGGATCCATTGCTTCTGGTAAGAAAAAAAGTTGGTTTCCTGCTCTTTTATTTAGTACTACTGTATATTATTAAAGTTTTGTTCCTTTCCTCTGTAAGTgcttttatatttatttgtatttatggggatattattttttttcctgGTTTGCGGGTCTGTCCTTGTAAAGTGGTACAAGAGAAGAAAATTTGATATTTTTTCTTCTGTTCTAATGATTTCCTTTCGACAATTTTAAGGTTCTTCTTTTATATTAAGGATAGCTGGAGTTTTCGAGCTCGGGAGATCCCAGAGAAGGAGTGAGGGAGTTTGAGTGAGTATAGTTGAATTGAAGTGAGGTGCTTGGACTGATTGAAGCTGGATTTATATTCTGCAATTACATCTTTCAATGAGTTTGAGCAACTCCATCAATTTTCTTGAGCATATATgtgatttgttttctttttctctctctggTTTTACTGTGTTATGATATTGGATGCTTGGATGAGTTACAATCTATCTTTCGATACCTTTCTGAAAATGTAATCTATGAGTTCTTTCTCTTCCTGTTCATTTTGCTTAAGATTTGATATGATTCCAATATGCAATTTACTTATTTCCGTATGAGTAAAATCACAATTAGGAGATTAACTTCTTCTTTCTTGAATAACTTCGATTCCGATTTCTACTTGGTAATTTTGGCATTTTTTGTATTGCCTTAATTTCTTATTTCAGATAATaaacaaaataaagtaaaatcaAGAGCCGAAAGTACTTTGTTGATTATTTGCTTCGTTTGAGCCCAATATGGATGCTTGTGCTCTGCCTTTTTCAATGTTATCGCCATCATGTTTTTTGACAACTAGTgttgatctctctctctctctctctctctctctctctctctctctctctctttaattGATGCAACTCTATGTGATTCTGATGTGAAATACACATGCCTCTTTTTGCAATTATTAATGCTAACCAGTCATTTTCCTTTTCAAATTACTTTGAGATACAAGTTGGAGATTTATCTAATATGGTTGCTTCGTATTCATATTATTTAGTTGGAGACAGAAGATGGAAAGCAAAGTTGTCTGCCATTAGTATGCTTTATAATTATTAGAAAGGGGTTTCATGATGGAAGATACATTTTCTGATGCTCAGAAAGGTGGCCATGCTGGAGAGGGTTCATCATCAAATAACTCCAACAAGGATGGACGATTATCAGGTGACAATGATTTGAATTGTTCAGAATCAAAATCAAAAAGTTTAGTGAGAAGGAAAAATTCACAACACACTCTGATTTTGAAAGTAAAGCAATCACAACGCAGCAGAAGTTACATTAAGGATTCTTTTCTTCGAAGCATTTGTGTCTTGGAGAGTTGGATCCCAAGGCATGCGGTAACCATAGACGAGAAATATCTTCATCATTGCCTAGAATTAATTCACATTAGTGCTTCAAAAGCAGCTCCTCGCAATAACTCCCTAAATTTGGAATGGGGAGAAATGGACATTTTGTCTGATGGCTTGAGTCCAGCTAAAATTAAGAGTGGAAATACATGTGATTtccctaggtttcattttgactaTCCATTGGCACCTGGGAATGAGAGTGTGGTTATTGGTCCAGCAGGACACTGTATTGTTGGTTCTATCATGGGTAGTAATAGTATGGCAAATATACTTAACAGCCCGTTGTTTCACAAATATGGTGCATATGATGGTGATGCCAATTTTGAGAAAATGAGTTTCAGTGATGTTGACGGATCTACATGTTACGATTACATGAACTCTCCAAGTGTGTCGAGTAATTGTTCATCAAACAACCTATACAAGGAAGCATCAGTTCCAGGAAACCATAAATATAAATCTGAGACTCTGCATGAAAGGTTTGCTTTTGTGTCAAGTGCAAACTTTACATGTTCTGATCAGTCTTTTTCATCTCTCTCTGCCACTGTTACTCAAGGCATGCTTCAATGCACATGGAACGGTGAGAGCCcccatttttttttctccctgGATGATCAAAAGATGGTTTATCTGGCCAACTTGTGGAAGGTTGAATCAGCAGAAGATAAAGCTTTGGACTATACATATCTATTCCATTTAAGGATGGGTGGCCAAAAGGAACATGGGATTTATGATAGTGACTCTCATCTTGTAGGTAAGATGAAGGTATCGACTTCTTTTACCATGTGCCCAAACAAATCTAGAATCATGGAGAGAGAGTTTGTTTTATTTGGTGCTAATGAAAATCTTTTGCGAATGCAAACTTCAAGCCATGACCTCAAAAAGAATAAGGGATTGTCAAAGAAGGTGGCAGAAGTGTTCCGGACCAGTCACTCAATGAAGAAGAGAACTACCTCCAGATTTAGTGGATCAAGTGCCATACCGGAGAGTTTTTCTTGGGAGCCCTTTCAAGATACAGATAATAATATTGATGCACTTTGTGGGGCCAATTTTTTAGAGAATCATCTTCCACCAAATCTTGAATTAGCTGCCATTGTTGTGAAGGACTATGTTCCACCAAATCTTCAAGATAAGGTTGGAGGATGGGGCTTGAAATTTCTCAAGAAATCAAGTCCAAAACAAACAGATGATCTCAGGGAATCCTCACAACCTCCTGGTTGTTGTGTGCGAGATACTGGTGACTGTTCAACAGGTATGAATGTTCTTATTCCAGCTGGTCTTCACGGTGGTCCAAGGACCGGAAATGGTGGTCCTTCCAGTCTCATTGAAAGATGGAGATCAGGTGGATGTTGTGACTGTGATGGCTGGGACCTAGGGTGCCCATTAACAGTACTTACGAACAGATTGAGTAAAAAAGAGCTATCTCCCCAAGCAGACATGCAGGGAGAGTGCAAATTAGTTGATTTGATCATGCAGGTATGTTGATATCTTTCTATGTTTCTATCCATTATAATTTGAATTGGCCAAAACTATCATCACTCTCTCAATGGCTCTAAGCCAAAAGGAACTTGTACaactttattaattatttttttttgtccTCACATAATTTGTAGCTTCCATGCTTTTACTTTTAGGCAATTAATCTTCTGATATCTTCCATGTCCATGGTTGAGGTTATGCATTACCTATGAATATTTTGGAAGTTATTATTTTTTGCTTCAGCATTTGATTGTTACTTAAAAACTTTCAGGAACAAAATGTGgtactggtttttttttttttttaatttaattttttgctTTTATACTTGGCACTCCCATCATTTGTCCACCAGATTATATAACTGGGGCTCTTCTAGGTATTTATAAGAATTATATAGTTATAGGGAGaccaatgattttttttttcacatactAACATCTATAGGTGCTATTTGAATACTTAATGTGCCTGAACTTTTTAGTAGCCTTATATTTACTTGAATAAGCACTAATATTACAATGATTCAACTTCAAATTTTTCAGGGTTCAGAGAACAGTGCTCCCCCCTTGAGGATGGTGAATGTCCATAATGGCttgtattttgttaattttcAGTCAACACTTTCAGCGTTGCAGTCTTTCTCAATTGCAGTGGCATTTATTCATTCCCAAAGTCCTGCTTTCCGACCCCAAAATGTACAGGAGTTCAAGTAGCAAGATTCAGATTGGTTTTATGTAGTTATTGTAACCCCCTTACTGTATTACAGCACTTTGTAAGCCGATATTTAAGTATTTATACacaaatttagatttttttttcatttttctggtTAGTTTATTTGTTTAATGTCAGACTTATCATAGGTTTGTTGGTTCCTGCTACTGCTAGTTATTAAGATTTTTTATCCTTTGATTTTCAGACAATAAAACTCATGTAACCTATTTTGTTCTGGTTAAGCGTACCTGTTTTTAATGGAAAAAGTGTACAAGTTTTTGATAAAGAGAATTGAAACTGAATATCTTTCACCCATTAGAATATGATAATTTCTCTGATATTTTGTAGATTAATGGGATGGAGTGGTAAAGATCTTAATTTTCAATTTGAAGAGGATAATGGTTTTCCTTCTTTAAAGTGATTTTTTTCTCTCTAACTTATTTCTCTACCATCTGAAGTACTTTTGTTAACATATCTGAATCCTGGTTGGTTGTAGTGTCAATTATTGAGTAGATGCGGACTTACAGTAAATTTGTGTTTCTGTGTTGGTTACCTTATTCACATCTCAAGACTAGGTGTTGGGCATACTTTGCAAATGACAATTCATGATGCTTCTCAATACTGCACAGCAGGAGGCCGTGGTGTGTATCCATTCTATCTTTGGACCATATTATTAGCAGCAATATCAAGGATCCTTATTTCTAGTTTCGAATTCAAGCCTATCAATATATGGACCTCTTGCTTTTGGAGATAATTTGAAATCTGTTGCTTTTCTTGCACCTGTAATTTTAATCTGGCAACGTTTCTCAATGCAATTGTATTTTGTTGCTGGATAAAGATATGATCTTAACAGGTTATTTTGCATCCAACTGGGTGGAAGCTTATATGACAAATGGTTTATCTCAGGTAGTTCTACTTTTCACAAGCTAAAGCAGTAGATTTTACTGTTCTCAACAGGCTTGCTTGGTCACCAATGGTTCATTTATGCAGCTTTCTTAAATGAAACACATGATCTTGCAATTACATGTAATTTGTTATTACCTTCTTATATTAATTTGTCTTTCTTTCCATGACATTTGCACATGCAGACATCTTatgagatttatttatttatttattttcattcttcATATCTAAGTCCTATGCACACGCACGGTTGCACTTCTGCTTATGCAGTCACACACATCCGGATGTATGGCAATTGAACTTCACTTGAAGATGAATAATAGCTTATGCTGATGTTCTGGTGAACTCATTTTGATTTTGGTGCAGGGGAAGGAAAATTGGAAGAGATCAACTTCATCAAGGTCAGTCTCGTCTCGTGTAAAGATCACATGTCAAGCCGCCTTCATATATATGGAATAAAATCTTGTAATATTCTGGCATCTTCAAAAAATTAAGGCAACCGATTTGGTTATTGCGCTTATGATTGCGATTTCTGTTGGATTTTGGAATGTCAAATTCTAGCTCAATGCACAGCTTTCTttgacttaaaatttaatttcgaaATTAGTATTCATGGAGCAAAGTGAAGCTGTTGGTCTCCTCATAGCCTTGACTGTTAAGGGGTGTCAAATCTCTCCAATTGTCAGTGAAAGTGATGAAAGGTGGAGGGCTATTCTATTCCGCTCAAATTGTGGCAATGTCCGCAATTTGGCTCTGCTGCAACAAATACTCTGAATATGCACAAAGAAATGCTTACTTCTATATAATGTACAAACTAGAAATgcttctagtttttttttttttttcaaataaaataaaaataaattggaCGATAACAAGTCCATAAAAATggcattaaattaaataataggtTTATGGGTATTTACCATTAAGCTTGCAATATTAAACACTACTTTCTTCTTTCCCTGCCAATTAGGAGACAGAGTATGGCCATCAAGATCCAGtaattgcatgaaatcaaaagCCATGTTTTCAATCTCGTAGTGCATGTTTGATAACCT
The Hevea brasiliensis isolate MT/VB/25A 57/8 chromosome 15, ASM3005281v1, whole genome shotgun sequence genome window above contains:
- the LOC110655587 gene encoding uncharacterized protein LOC110655587, which encodes MMEDTFSDAQKGGHAGEGSSSNNSNKDGRLSGDNDLNCSESKSKSLVRRKNSQHTLILKVKQSQRSRSYIKDSFLRSICVLESWIPRHAVTIDEKYLHHCLELIHISASKAAPRNNSLNLEWGEMDILSDGLSPAKIKSGNTCDFPRFHFDYPLAPGNESVVIGPAGHCIVGSIMGSNSMANILNSPLFHKYGAYDGDANFEKMSFSDVDGSTCYDYMNSPSVSSNCSSNNLYKEASVPGNHKYKSETLHERFAFVSSANFTCSDQSFSSLSATVTQGMLQCTWNGESPHFFFSLDDQKMVYLANLWKVESAEDKALDYTYLFHLRMGGQKEHGIYDSDSHLVGKMKVSTSFTMCPNKSRIMEREFVLFGANENLLRMQTSSHDLKKNKGLSKKVAEVFRTSHSMKKRTTSRFSGSSAIPESFSWEPFQDTDNNIDALCGANFLENHLPPNLELAAIVVKDYVPPNLQDKVGGWGLKFLKKSSPKQTDDLRESSQPPGCCVRDTGDCSTGMNVLIPAGLHGGPRTGNGGPSSLIERWRSGGCCDCDGWDLGCPLTVLTNRLSKKELSPQADMQGECKLVDLIMQGSENSAPPLRMVNVHNGLYFVNFQSTLSALQSFSIAVAFIHSQSPAFRPQNVQEFK